From one Lemur catta isolate mLemCat1 chromosome 5, mLemCat1.pri, whole genome shotgun sequence genomic stretch:
- the NPM1 gene encoding nucleophosmin isoform X1 translates to MEDSMDMDMSPLRPQNYLFGCELKADKDYHFKVDNDENEHQLSLRTVSLGAGAKDELHIVEAEAMNYEGSPIKVTLATLKMSVQPTVSLGGFEITPPVVLRLKCGSGPVHISGQHLVAVEEDAESEDEEEEDVKLLSISGKRSAPGGGSKVPQKKVKLAADEDDDDDDDDDDDDEDDDDDDEFDDEDTEEKAPVKKSVRDTPAKNAQKSNQNGKDSKPSTPRSKGQESFKKQEKTPKTPKGPSSVEDIKAKMQASIEKGGSLPKVEAKFINYVKNCFRMTDQEAIQDLWQWRKSL, encoded by the exons GTTGTGAACTAAAGGCCGACAAAGATTATCACTttaaggtggataatgatgaaaaTGAGCACCAGTTATCTTTAAGAACG GTCAGTTTAGGGGCTGGTGCAAAGGATGAATTGCACATTGTTGAAGCAGAGGCAATGAATTATGAAGGCAGTCCAATTAAAGTAACACTGGCAACTTTGAAAATGTCTGTACAGCCAACG GTTTCCCTTGGGGGCTTTGAAATAACACCACCAGTGGTCTTACGGTTGAAGTGTGGTTCAGGGCCTGTGCATATTAGTGGGCAGCACTTAGTAg ctgtGGAAGAAGATGCAGAGTCagaagatgaagaggaggaggatgtgaAACTCTTAAGTATATCTGGAAAGCGATCTGCCCCTGGAGGTGGTAGCAAGGTTCCACAG aaaaaagtaaaacttgctgctgatgaagatgatgatgacgatgacgatgatgatgatgatgatgaaga tgatgatgatgatgatgagttTGATGATGAGGATACTGAAGAAAAAGCTCCAGTGAAGAAA TCCGTACGAGATACTCCAGCCAAAAATGCACAGAAATCAAACCAGAATGGAAAAGACTCAAAACCATCAACACCAAGATCAAAG gggcAAGAATCcttcaaaaagcaggaaaaaactCCTAAAACACCAAAAGGACCTAGTTCTGTAGAAGACATTAAGGCAAAAATGCAAGCAAGTATAGAAAAG GGTGGTTCTCTTCCCAAAGTGGAAGCGAAGTTCATCAATTATGTGAAGAATTGCTTTCGGATGACTGACCAGGAG gctATTCAAGATCTCTGGCAGTGGAGGAAGTCTCtttaa
- the NPM1 gene encoding nucleophosmin isoform X2, with translation MEDSMDMDMSPLRPQNYLFGCELKADKDYHFKVDNDENEHQLSLRTVSLGAGAKDELHIVEAEAMNYEGSPIKVTLATLKMSVQPTVSLGGFEITPPVVLRLKCGSGPVHISGQHLVAVEEDAESEDEEEEDVKLLSISGKRSAPGGGSKVPQKKVKLAADEDDDDDDDDDDDDEDDDDDDEFDDEDTEEKAPVKKSVRDTPAKNAQKSNQNGKDSKPSTPRSKGQESFKKQEKTPKTPKGPSSVEDIKAKMQASIEKAH, from the exons GTTGTGAACTAAAGGCCGACAAAGATTATCACTttaaggtggataatgatgaaaaTGAGCACCAGTTATCTTTAAGAACG GTCAGTTTAGGGGCTGGTGCAAAGGATGAATTGCACATTGTTGAAGCAGAGGCAATGAATTATGAAGGCAGTCCAATTAAAGTAACACTGGCAACTTTGAAAATGTCTGTACAGCCAACG GTTTCCCTTGGGGGCTTTGAAATAACACCACCAGTGGTCTTACGGTTGAAGTGTGGTTCAGGGCCTGTGCATATTAGTGGGCAGCACTTAGTAg ctgtGGAAGAAGATGCAGAGTCagaagatgaagaggaggaggatgtgaAACTCTTAAGTATATCTGGAAAGCGATCTGCCCCTGGAGGTGGTAGCAAGGTTCCACAG aaaaaagtaaaacttgctgctgatgaagatgatgatgacgatgacgatgatgatgatgatgatgaaga tgatgatgatgatgatgagttTGATGATGAGGATACTGAAGAAAAAGCTCCAGTGAAGAAA TCCGTACGAGATACTCCAGCCAAAAATGCACAGAAATCAAACCAGAATGGAAAAGACTCAAAACCATCAACACCAAGATCAAAG gggcAAGAATCcttcaaaaagcaggaaaaaactCCTAAAACACCAAAAGGACCTAGTTCTGTAGAAGACATTAAGGCAAAAATGCAAGCAAGTATAGAAAAG GCACATTGA